Proteins from one Salmonella bongori NCTC 12419 genomic window:
- the scpB gene encoding methylmalonyl-CoA decarboxylase — MSYQYVNVVIIQKVAVIEFNYARKLNALSKVFIHDLMQALDDLNRPEIRCIILRAPSGAKVFSAGHDIHELPSGRRDPLSYDDPLRQITRMIQKYPKPVISMVEGSVWGGAFEMIMSSDLIIAASTSTFSMTPVNLGVPYNLVGIHNLTRDAGFHIVKELIFTASPITAQRALAVGILNHVVEADELEDFTLQMAHHISEKAPLAIAVIKEELRVLGEAHTMNSDEFERIQGMRRAVYDSEDYQEGMSAFLEKRKPHFVGH; from the coding sequence ATGTCTTATCAATATGTCAATGTCGTTATTATCCAAAAGGTCGCAGTTATTGAATTCAACTATGCTCGTAAGCTTAACGCTCTGAGCAAAGTCTTTATTCATGACCTTATGCAGGCGCTTGACGATCTTAATCGTCCAGAAATCCGCTGTATCATTTTGCGCGCCCCCAGCGGCGCAAAAGTCTTTTCCGCAGGCCATGATATCCATGAGTTGCCCAGCGGACGGCGCGATCCGCTCTCTTATGACGATCCGCTGCGCCAGATCACCCGTATGATCCAGAAGTATCCCAAGCCGGTGATCTCTATGGTGGAGGGTAGCGTCTGGGGAGGCGCATTTGAGATGATCATGAGCTCCGATCTGATCATCGCCGCCAGCACCTCAACCTTCTCCATGACGCCGGTCAATCTCGGCGTGCCATACAACCTGGTCGGCATTCATAACCTGACCCGCGATGCGGGGTTCCATATCGTTAAAGAACTGATTTTTACCGCCTCGCCGATCACTGCCCAGCGCGCACTGGCAGTCGGCATTCTTAACCATGTGGTTGAGGCCGACGAACTGGAGGATTTCACGCTACAGATGGCGCACCATATTTCAGAAAAAGCGCCGTTGGCCATTGCCGTGATCAAAGAAGAACTGCGAGTGCTGGGTGAAGCGCACACCATGAATTCCGACGAGTTTGAGCGTATTCAGGGAATGCGGCGCGCCGTTTATGACAGCGAGGATTATCAGGAAGGTATGAGCGCTTTTCTGGAAAAACGTAAGCCTCACTTCGTGGGGCATTGA
- a CDS encoding YlbE family protein — protein MYSSIAQANDAIIERIKAARPHWVAVRPAKEAVAELSSGRKLLHAGPPIAWGEMTGPMRGACIGASLFEGWAASEEEAVRLLELGEVEFIPCHHVGAVGPMGGITSANMPVLVVRDMVHGNQSCCNLNEGIGKVMRFGAYGDDVQTRLRWMRDTLAPVLQEALSRMENGVDLTAMMAQAITMGDEFHQRNIAASSLLLRTLSPVIAGLDRPKAEIIEVLQFLSITDQFFLNLAMAYSKAVMDAAAVIKAGSVVTAMTRNGREFGIRVSGTGDRWFTAPVNTPQGLFFTGYSQADANPDIGDSAITETLGIGGAAMIAAPGVTRFVGAGGMGAALETSEEMAEIYLANNPLFQIPSWDFKGACLGLDIRRVVETGITPLINTGIAHREAGIGQVGAGTVRAPLLCFEKALEALAEEHHITA, from the coding sequence ATGTATTCATCAATAGCACAGGCCAATGACGCCATTATTGAACGTATTAAAGCCGCACGCCCGCACTGGGTTGCTGTTCGTCCGGCAAAAGAAGCGGTAGCGGAATTATCTTCTGGACGTAAATTACTCCATGCTGGTCCGCCGATTGCGTGGGGAGAGATGACTGGCCCGATGCGCGGAGCTTGTATTGGCGCATCGTTGTTTGAAGGCTGGGCGGCGAGCGAAGAAGAGGCCGTACGTCTGCTGGAGTTGGGTGAAGTGGAATTTATTCCTTGTCATCATGTGGGCGCCGTTGGGCCGATGGGGGGAATCACTTCCGCTAACATGCCGGTGTTAGTCGTGCGTGATATGGTGCATGGCAACCAATCCTGTTGCAACCTGAACGAAGGGATCGGTAAAGTGATGCGTTTTGGCGCTTACGGCGACGATGTGCAGACGCGTCTGCGCTGGATGCGCGATACCCTGGCACCAGTACTGCAGGAAGCCTTATCCCGTATGGAGAACGGCGTTGATTTGACGGCGATGATGGCTCAGGCTATCACTATGGGTGATGAGTTCCATCAGCGTAACATCGCCGCCTCTTCACTGTTGCTGCGTACTTTGTCTCCGGTGATTGCGGGGCTGGATCGTCCGAAAGCGGAAATCATTGAAGTTCTGCAATTTCTCAGCATCACCGATCAGTTCTTCCTCAACCTGGCGATGGCCTACAGTAAAGCGGTCATGGATGCGGCGGCAGTGATTAAAGCGGGCTCGGTGGTCACGGCGATGACGCGCAATGGTCGTGAATTCGGTATTCGCGTCAGCGGTACCGGGGATCGTTGGTTCACCGCACCGGTAAATACGCCGCAGGGCTTGTTCTTCACCGGCTACAGCCAGGCCGACGCGAACCCAGATATCGGCGATAGCGCGATTACCGAAACGCTAGGCATTGGCGGTGCTGCGATGATTGCCGCACCGGGGGTAACCCGTTTTGTCGGCGCAGGCGGAATGGGCGCGGCACTGGAAACCTCCGAAGAAATGGCGGAAATTTACCTTGCCAACAATCCGCTGTTCCAGATCCCGTCATGGGATTTCAAAGGGGCATGTCTGGGACTGGATATTCGTCGTGTAGTTGAAACCGGGATCACTCCGCTCATCAATACCGGTATCGCTCACCGCGAAGCGGGGATTGGTCAGGTAGGAGCAGGTACTGTTCGCGCGCCGCTGCTGTGCTTTGAAAAAGCGCTGGAAGCGCTGGCGGAAGAGCATCACATCACCGCGTAA
- a CDS encoding DUF2877 domain-containing protein, producing MITINALACAGLDRLPDGEWLLHSRFSQAINFAHASGELLTLYRYGKGMGPTGILLSHAQFSCLTMTAQLHKNGNILNGPGLSVHSRRSLRLQLTPGAVLPVDLSSCLHQSGLCGRLNQPLDAMPLYPEIMAGLERWQHGSDPDWCWLIGRGPGLTPSGDDMLTGMLAVLCAARKPLHLFLPPADKLALFTTAVSCSYLNSARLGEFSTPVLSVIRGLQTGRDANRALHHLLAVGHTSGADTILGIALAQRWLHRADSRGLNARSGNNTHVYSGG from the coding sequence ATGATCACTATCAATGCGCTGGCCTGTGCCGGGCTTGATCGACTCCCGGACGGTGAATGGTTATTGCACAGCCGATTCTCGCAGGCGATAAACTTCGCCCACGCGAGTGGCGAACTGCTGACGTTGTATCGCTATGGCAAAGGCATGGGGCCAACGGGCATTTTATTGAGCCATGCGCAATTTTCCTGCCTGACGATGACGGCGCAACTGCATAAAAACGGCAATATCCTGAACGGGCCGGGCCTCAGCGTTCATTCTCGTCGTTCGCTCAGGCTGCAACTGACGCCTGGCGCAGTTCTTCCTGTCGATCTCTCTTCTTGTTTACACCAAAGCGGCTTATGCGGAAGACTCAATCAACCGCTTGATGCCATGCCATTGTACCCGGAAATTATGGCCGGGCTTGAGCGCTGGCAGCACGGGAGCGACCCTGACTGGTGCTGGCTCATCGGACGTGGGCCGGGGCTGACCCCCAGCGGTGACGATATGCTGACGGGGATGCTGGCGGTACTTTGCGCTGCGCGTAAACCGCTCCACCTTTTTTTACCCCCAGCGGATAAACTGGCATTATTCACAACGGCGGTAAGCTGTAGCTATCTGAATAGCGCCAGGCTGGGCGAGTTCTCGACGCCTGTTCTGAGCGTGATTCGTGGTTTACAAACCGGACGTGACGCTAACCGTGCGCTTCACCACCTTCTCGCGGTAGGACACACCTCCGGCGCTGATACCATACTGGGGATAGCCTTAGCGCAACGCTGGCTTCACAGAGCTGACTCAAGGGGACTGAATGCTCGATCAGGAAACAATACGCACGTTTATTCGGGTGGCTGA
- the srsR gene encoding LysR family transcriptional regulator SrsR, translating to MDIFISKKMRNFILLAQTNNIARAAEKIHMTASPFGKSIAALEDQIGYTLFTRKDNSISLNKAGQELYQKLFPIYQRLSAIDNEIHRSARRSRNIVIGIDNTYPTIIFDQLISLGDKYDGVTAQAVEFSENGVIDNLFDRQLDFIISPQHVSARVQDLENLTISELPPLRLGFLVSRRYEEKQPQDLLRELPWLQMRFQNRANFEAMLDAYMRPCGINPTVIYRPYSFMAKISAVERGQFLTVVPHFAWRLVNPAKLKYFDAPYSPMYMQEYLYSLKNHQYTATMLRHIAEDRDGDDLAEH from the coding sequence ATGGATATTTTTATTTCTAAAAAAATGCGAAATTTCATCCTGTTGGCGCAGACCAATAATATTGCCAGGGCGGCGGAGAAAATCCACATGACGGCTTCGCCTTTTGGGAAAAGCATCGCTGCGCTGGAGGATCAAATTGGTTATACGCTATTTACCCGTAAAGATAACAGTATCAGTCTGAATAAAGCGGGGCAGGAACTTTATCAAAAACTCTTTCCCATCTATCAACGTTTATCGGCTATCGATAATGAGATTCATCGCTCCGCACGTCGTTCACGCAACATTGTGATAGGTATTGATAATACGTATCCAACCATTATTTTCGATCAGTTGATTAGTCTCGGCGACAAATATGACGGCGTGACGGCTCAGGCCGTCGAATTCAGCGAAAATGGTGTGATTGATAACCTGTTCGACAGGCAGCTCGATTTTATTATTTCGCCACAGCATGTATCGGCGCGTGTGCAGGATCTGGAAAACTTGACGATTAGCGAACTGCCGCCGTTACGCCTTGGCTTTCTGGTTTCCCGGCGGTATGAAGAAAAGCAGCCGCAGGATTTACTGCGTGAACTGCCCTGGCTGCAAATGCGTTTCCAGAACCGGGCCAATTTCGAGGCGATGCTGGATGCCTACATGCGGCCCTGCGGGATCAATCCTACGGTAATTTACCGTCCGTACAGCTTTATGGCCAAGATAAGCGCGGTGGAACGCGGCCAATTCCTGACGGTAGTGCCGCATTTCGCCTGGCGGCTGGTGAATCCGGCAAAACTGAAATATTTTGATGCGCCGTACAGCCCAATGTACATGCAGGAGTATCTTTATTCTTTGAAAAATCATCAATATACCGCCACGATGCTCCGACATATCGCCGAAGATCGCGACGGAGACGATCTAGCCGAGCATTGA
- a CDS encoding acyl-CoA synthetase FdrA: protein MIYAFIKKGSFQDSVSLMIISRKLSERPEVDQVSVMMGTPANKAMLDSTGFWHDDFAEATPNDICVAVRTHEEQPEILELIREQLEKELSAIANASGSSQRLLKARRWESACQKLPQANLLLISVAGEYAASVAKEGLLAGKNVMMFSDNVPLEKEVELKTLARERGLIVMGPDCGTAMIAGSPLAFANVLPDGGIGVIGASGTGIQEVTSQIALHQQGISHAIGLGGRDLSAEVGGMSALTALEMLAADDTTRVIAFVSKPPSPQVRTRIIEAMQKVGKPVVALFLGSKPEQRREGNVWLANSLSDAAQLAVLLMRVAQQREIQPEVAGKGIYGLYAGGTLAAEAAMLLSAGLGVPVSESHTDGVMLETGGHRIVDLGDDSYTLGRPHPMIDPTTRSIEIEKLAAMPDVGVLLLDVVLGYGACANPAGAVVDAIERVHAKRAAPLVTIATLTGTDADPQGRSGQIDILRAAGIAVVETLEEAVLLAISLTRHHDVSAAAAHSALLDGLQVINAGLRSFALDLQSSGTPVVHYQWAPIAGGNARLASLLKQLH from the coding sequence ATGATTTACGCCTTTATTAAAAAGGGAAGTTTTCAGGACTCCGTCAGCCTGATGATTATTTCCCGCAAATTAAGTGAACGCCCGGAAGTCGACCAGGTTTCTGTCATGATGGGAACGCCGGCGAATAAAGCGATGCTGGATTCCACGGGTTTCTGGCATGACGATTTTGCTGAAGCCACCCCGAACGACATTTGTGTGGCGGTGAGAACGCACGAGGAACAACCAGAGATCCTCGAATTAATCCGCGAACAGTTGGAAAAAGAGCTGAGCGCCATCGCCAATGCTTCGGGGAGTTCGCAACGGTTGCTGAAGGCTCGCCGCTGGGAGAGCGCCTGCCAGAAATTACCGCAGGCCAATCTGTTGCTGATTTCCGTCGCCGGAGAATACGCGGCCTCAGTGGCCAAAGAAGGGCTACTGGCTGGCAAAAACGTGATGATGTTTTCTGACAACGTGCCGCTGGAAAAGGAAGTTGAACTGAAAACGCTGGCGCGTGAGCGTGGGCTGATTGTGATGGGGCCGGACTGTGGTACGGCGATGATTGCCGGCAGTCCGCTGGCGTTCGCTAACGTGTTACCGGACGGTGGGATTGGCGTCATTGGCGCCTCCGGCACCGGTATTCAGGAGGTCACCTCACAAATTGCACTGCATCAGCAGGGCATCAGCCATGCCATTGGCTTAGGGGGACGCGACCTGAGCGCAGAGGTCGGCGGAATGAGCGCATTAACCGCACTGGAGATGCTGGCCGCAGACGACACCACGCGAGTGATTGCCTTTGTTTCCAAACCACCATCGCCGCAGGTCAGAACCCGCATTATTGAAGCAATGCAGAAAGTGGGGAAACCGGTAGTCGCGCTCTTTTTGGGCAGCAAGCCAGAACAGCGCCGCGAGGGGAATGTCTGGCTGGCGAATTCACTGTCTGATGCCGCACAGCTGGCGGTTCTGTTGATGCGCGTGGCGCAGCAGCGAGAAATTCAGCCAGAGGTTGCCGGTAAAGGCATCTATGGCTTGTATGCCGGCGGTACTCTCGCCGCAGAAGCCGCAATGCTGCTCTCTGCCGGGCTTGGCGTTCCGGTCAGTGAAAGCCATACCGATGGCGTCATGCTTGAAACCGGGGGGCATCGCATTGTCGATCTTGGCGACGATAGCTACACCCTGGGCAGGCCGCACCCGATGATCGACCCGACCACCCGCAGTATTGAAATTGAAAAACTGGCCGCGATGCCGGATGTCGGCGTGCTGTTACTGGATGTTGTGCTGGGCTATGGCGCCTGCGCCAACCCGGCGGGAGCCGTGGTTGATGCCATTGAGCGGGTTCATGCCAAACGCGCCGCGCCACTGGTGACTATCGCCACCCTGACTGGCACTGACGCTGACCCACAGGGACGCAGCGGACAGATCGATATTCTGCGCGCGGCAGGCATCGCGGTGGTGGAAACCCTGGAAGAAGCCGTGCTGCTCGCCATCAGTCTGACTCGTCATCATGACGTCAGCGCAGCGGCTGCGCACAGCGCCCTGCTGGACGGCCTCCAGGTGATTAATGCCGGACTGCGCAGCTTTGCGCTGGATCTGCAAAGCAGCGGCACGCCGGTTGTGCATTATCAGTGGGCCCCCATTGCGGGTGGTAACGCCCGTCTCGCCAGTTTACTCAAGCAGTTACATTAA
- the allS gene encoding HTH-type transcriptional activator AllS, translated as MLDQETIRTFIRVAETESFSRAASSLHKTPAAISYRIKTLEEQIGTQLFLRTTRSVSLTLAGQHLLEHCRQWLNWLDAMPDELQQINAGVERQVNIVINNLLYQPQTTADLLTWLHQQFPFTRFQISRQVYMGVWDSLLYDDFQLAIGVTGSESLSNTISLLPLGDISWQFVVAQSHPLASHPAEVLSDDMLRRYPAINIEDTSRTLTRRVAWLLSGQKEIKVPDLSTKLACHLSGLGVGFLPERMCRPYVESGALIARSVANFRQPSPLSIAWKNAGSGKVVSEIAEIFRQKHPLVGGFLRMVDRPAER; from the coding sequence ATGCTCGATCAGGAAACAATACGCACGTTTATTCGGGTGGCTGAGACGGAAAGCTTTTCCCGTGCCGCCAGCTCGCTACATAAAACACCCGCAGCGATCAGCTACCGGATAAAAACGCTGGAAGAACAGATAGGGACGCAGCTTTTTTTGCGTACCACCCGTTCCGTCAGCCTGACGCTGGCGGGTCAGCACCTGCTCGAACATTGCCGACAGTGGCTCAACTGGCTGGACGCCATGCCAGATGAGCTTCAGCAGATCAACGCTGGCGTTGAACGTCAGGTGAATATCGTCATCAACAATTTGCTGTATCAACCGCAAACGACCGCGGATTTACTGACGTGGCTGCACCAACAGTTTCCTTTTACCCGCTTCCAGATTTCCCGCCAGGTATATATGGGCGTCTGGGACTCACTATTATATGACGACTTTCAGCTGGCGATTGGCGTCACCGGATCGGAGTCATTGTCGAACACTATTTCTCTGCTGCCGCTGGGGGATATCAGTTGGCAGTTCGTGGTTGCACAGAGCCACCCTTTAGCCAGCCATCCGGCGGAAGTGTTATCTGATGATATGCTGCGACGCTATCCGGCCATCAACATTGAGGATACCTCACGGACCCTTACCCGCCGTGTAGCGTGGCTGCTGAGCGGGCAGAAGGAGATAAAAGTTCCGGATCTCAGTACTAAGCTAGCCTGCCACTTAAGCGGCCTGGGCGTTGGTTTTCTGCCGGAGCGCATGTGCCGTCCTTACGTCGAGTCTGGCGCGCTCATCGCCCGTTCGGTGGCGAACTTTCGTCAGCCATCACCACTATCCATTGCCTGGAAGAATGCCGGAAGCGGGAAAGTGGTCAGTGAAATTGCTGAAATTTTCAGGCAGAAGCACCCCCTTGTCGGCGGATTTTTGCGGATGGTCGATCGTCCTGCTGAGCGGTAA
- the argO gene encoding arginine exporter ArgO has product MISYYFQGLALGAAMILPLGPQNAFVMNQGIRRQYHLMIALLCALSDLVLISAGIFGGSALLMQSPWLLALVTWGGVAFLLWYGFGALKTSMSSNLELASAEVMKQGRWKIIATMLAVTWLNPHVYLDTFVVLGSLGGQLDMEPKRWFALGTISASFLWFFSLALLAAWLAPRLRTAKAQRIINILVGGVMWFIAFHLAREGVAHIHALFN; this is encoded by the coding sequence GTGATATCTTATTATTTTCAAGGGCTTGCTCTTGGTGCCGCCATGATCCTTCCGCTGGGTCCGCAGAATGCGTTTGTGATGAATCAGGGAATTCGTCGTCAGTATCACCTCATGATAGCGCTGCTCTGCGCGTTGAGTGATTTAGTTCTGATTAGCGCCGGTATTTTTGGCGGTAGCGCGTTGCTGATGCAGTCGCCGTGGCTGCTGGCGCTGGTTACCTGGGGCGGCGTGGCATTTTTATTATGGTACGGTTTTGGCGCGTTGAAAACATCGATGAGCAGTAACCTGGAACTCGCCAGCGCCGAGGTCATGAAACAGGGGCGCTGGAAAATTATTGCCACTATGTTGGCGGTAACGTGGCTGAATCCGCATGTTTATCTGGATACATTTGTTGTGCTGGGCAGCCTCGGTGGGCAGTTGGATATGGAGCCGAAGCGATGGTTCGCGCTCGGTACGATTAGCGCATCGTTCCTGTGGTTTTTTAGTCTGGCGCTGCTGGCGGCCTGGCTTGCACCCCGGCTGCGTACGGCTAAAGCACAGCGTATTATCAATATTCTGGTTGGGGGCGTGATGTGGTTTATCGCGTTCCATCTGGCGAGAGAAGGCGTCGCGCACATTCACGCACTTTTCAACTAA
- a CDS encoding acetyl-CoA hydrolase/transferase family protein: protein MKVSWPIMSADDAADIIQHNDMVAFSGFTPAGSPKALPAAIARRANILHQMQQPFQIRLLTGASISAAADDALSEADAVSWRAPYQTSSGLRQKINQGQVKFVDLHLSEVAQMVNYGFFGEIDVAVIEATAITHDGRIWLSSGIGNAPTWLLRAKKVIIELNHYHNPRVAELADIVIPGAPPRRNSVAIFHAMDRVGNQYVQIDPQKIVAVVDTDLPDAGNMLDKANPICQQIADNVVTFLLGEMAQGRIPAEFLPLQSGVGNINNAVMARLGENPDIPSFMMYSEVLQESVVHLLETGKITGASASSLTVSADSLQKIYDNMDFFASRIVLRPQEISNNPEIIRRLGVIALNVGLEFDIYGHANSTHVAGVNLMNGIGGSGDFERNAYLSIFMAPSVAKGGKISTIVPMCSHVDHSEHSVKVIITEQGIADLRGLSPLQRAHTIIDRCAHPLYRDYLHRYLENAPGGHIHHDLNHAFDLHRNLLETGSMLG from the coding sequence ATGAAAGTTTCCTGGCCAATAATGAGCGCCGATGACGCGGCGGATATTATCCAGCATAACGATATGGTTGCGTTCAGCGGTTTTACCCCCGCCGGTTCGCCTAAAGCGCTGCCTGCCGCTATCGCCAGACGCGCCAATATTCTGCACCAGATGCAGCAGCCTTTTCAAATTCGGCTCTTAACAGGCGCGTCTATCAGCGCCGCTGCCGACGATGCCTTGTCGGAGGCCGACGCGGTCTCCTGGCGCGCCCCCTATCAGACATCATCCGGCCTGCGCCAAAAAATTAATCAGGGGCAGGTTAAATTTGTCGATCTGCATCTGAGCGAAGTCGCGCAGATGGTTAACTACGGTTTTTTTGGCGAGATCGATGTGGCCGTTATTGAAGCCACTGCGATAACCCATGATGGACGCATCTGGTTATCCAGCGGTATCGGCAATGCGCCGACCTGGCTACTGCGGGCCAAAAAAGTGATTATCGAACTGAATCACTATCATAATCCACGCGTCGCCGAGCTGGCCGATATCGTCATTCCCGGCGCGCCGCCGCGACGTAATAGCGTCGCGATTTTTCATGCGATGGATCGCGTTGGTAACCAGTATGTGCAAATCGATCCGCAAAAAATTGTCGCAGTGGTAGACACCGATCTCCCCGATGCTGGCAATATGCTGGATAAGGCCAACCCTATCTGCCAGCAGATCGCCGATAATGTGGTGACATTTCTGTTGGGTGAGATGGCGCAAGGGCGCATTCCGGCAGAATTTTTACCGCTGCAAAGCGGCGTGGGCAATATCAATAATGCGGTAATGGCGCGGCTTGGCGAGAATCCGGATATTCCATCGTTTATGATGTATTCCGAAGTATTGCAGGAGTCTGTGGTTCATCTGCTGGAGACAGGCAAAATCACAGGCGCCAGCGCCTCCAGCCTGACGGTTTCCGCCGACTCGCTGCAAAAGATTTACGATAATATGGATTTCTTCGCCAGTCGTATTGTGCTGCGCCCGCAGGAGATTTCCAATAATCCGGAAATTATCCGGCGGCTTGGGGTCATTGCGCTGAATGTCGGTCTGGAATTTGATATCTATGGTCATGCCAATTCCACGCATGTGGCCGGCGTGAATTTGATGAACGGTATCGGCGGCAGCGGTGATTTTGAGCGTAACGCTTATCTCTCAATCTTTATGGCCCCGTCCGTTGCGAAAGGCGGAAAAATTTCCACCATCGTGCCAATGTGCAGCCATGTGGATCACAGCGAGCACAGCGTTAAAGTGATCATTACCGAACAGGGGATTGCCGATCTGCGCGGGCTCTCTCCCCTGCAACGCGCGCATACCATTATTGATCGCTGCGCACATCCGCTTTACCGCGATTATTTGCACCGTTATCTGGAAAACGCGCCCGGCGGTCATATTCATCACGACCTTAACCACGCTTTTGATCTTCATCGTAACCTGCTGGAAACAGGATCAATGCTCGGCTAG
- a CDS encoding small-conductance mechanosensitive channel MscS, whose protein sequence is MEDLNVVDSINGAGTWLVRNQALLLSYAVNIVAAIAIIIIGLIVARMIANTVNRLMRARHIDATVADFLSALVRYGVIAFTLIAALGRVGVQTASVIAVLGAAGLAVGLALQGSLSNLAAGVLLVMFRPFRAGEYVDLGGVAGTVLNVQIFSTTMRAVDGKIIVIPNGKIIAGNIINYSREPVRRNEFIIGVAYDSDIDQVKQLLTTIIESDDRILKDREMTVRLNELGASSINFVVRVWSKSGDLQNVYWDVLERIKREFDAAGISFPYPQMDVNFKRVKDNATE, encoded by the coding sequence ATGGAAGATTTGAATGTTGTCGACAGCATAAATGGTGCGGGCACCTGGCTGGTGCGCAACCAGGCATTACTGCTTAGCTATGCCGTAAATATTGTTGCGGCTATCGCTATTATCATCATCGGGTTGATTGTGGCGCGCATGATCGCCAACACGGTAAATCGACTGATGCGCGCGCGTCATATTGATGCGACAGTAGCAGACTTCCTTTCTGCGCTGGTGCGTTATGGGGTTATTGCGTTTACGCTAATTGCGGCTCTGGGGCGAGTGGGGGTCCAAACCGCCTCAGTTATCGCCGTACTGGGTGCCGCCGGTTTAGCCGTCGGTCTGGCATTACAGGGATCGCTTTCTAACCTTGCGGCTGGGGTATTGCTGGTTATGTTCCGCCCGTTCCGTGCTGGTGAGTACGTCGACCTGGGCGGTGTTGCTGGTACGGTATTGAACGTACAAATCTTCTCCACGACAATGCGCGCGGTTGACGGCAAAATCATCGTCATTCCGAACGGTAAAATTATTGCGGGCAATATCATCAATTATTCTCGCGAGCCGGTTCGCCGTAACGAATTTATTATTGGCGTGGCCTACGATTCGGATATCGATCAGGTAAAACAGCTGCTAACGACGATTATCGAGTCCGACGATCGTATTTTAAAAGATCGCGAAATGACGGTGCGTTTGAATGAACTGGGAGCGTCATCCATTAATTTTGTGGTACGTGTCTGGAGTAAAAGCGGCGATTTGCAAAACGTCTACTGGGACGTGCTGGAACGTATTAAGCGTGAATTCGACGCTGCCGGTATTAGCTTCCCGTACCCGCAAATGGACGTCAATTTTAAACGCGTGAAAGATAACGCCACAGAATAA
- a CDS encoding oxidative stress defense protein, whose protein sequence is MKLKVIALAALVGLSAMSAQASELPEGPHIVTSGTASVDAVPDIATLAIEVNVAAKDAATAKKQADERMAQYLSFLQQNQIAKKDISAANLRTQPDYDYQNGKSILKGYRAVRTVEVTLRQLDKLNALLDGALKAGLNEIRSVSLGVAQPDAYKDKARKAAIDDAIHQAQALAAGFNSKLGPVYSVRYHVSNYQPSPVVRMMKAADAAPVSAQETYEQPTIQFDDQVDVVFQLEPTPEPPAAAPDAQ, encoded by the coding sequence GTGAAGCTCAAAGTGATAGCCCTGGCTGCATTAGTCGGTTTAAGTGCAATGTCGGCGCAGGCAAGCGAATTGCCGGAAGGCCCGCACATCGTTACTTCTGGTACAGCAAGCGTTGATGCTGTGCCCGATATCGCCACATTAGCGATTGAAGTGAATGTCGCAGCAAAGGATGCCGCGACGGCGAAGAAGCAGGCCGATGAGCGCATGGCGCAATATCTTTCCTTCCTGCAGCAAAATCAGATAGCGAAGAAAGACATTAGCGCGGCGAATCTGCGCACGCAGCCGGACTATGATTACCAGAATGGTAAAAGCATTCTGAAAGGCTACCGCGCGGTACGAACCGTGGAGGTAACACTGCGTCAGTTAGATAAGCTCAACGCTTTACTGGATGGCGCGTTAAAAGCCGGACTGAACGAGATCCGTTCTGTCTCGCTGGGCGTAGCGCAACCAGACGCTTATAAAGATAAGGCGCGCAAAGCCGCCATTGATGACGCCATACATCAGGCCCAGGCGCTGGCGGCTGGTTTTAACAGCAAACTGGGACCGGTTTACAGCGTTCGTTACCATGTCTCTAATTATCAGCCGAGTCCGGTAGTTCGAATGATGAAAGCCGCAGATGCGGCGCCAGTTTCCGCGCAGGAGACTTACGAGCAACCGACTATTCAGTTCGACGATCAGGTGGATGTGGTATTCCAGCTTGAGCCTACGCCAGAGCCGCCTGCAGCGGCGCCTGATGCGCAGTAA